Genomic segment of Seriola aureovittata isolate HTS-2021-v1 ecotype China chromosome 1, ASM2101889v1, whole genome shotgun sequence:
CATCACCATCCAGGACCCACGTGACTCTCAGAACCGGCGCTTGTTCTGCTTCGACTACGCCTACTGGTCCCACAGCGGCTTTGCACAGGACCGCCGTGGCCTGTTTGTGCCTGAAGAGCCAGGGGGACGATATGCTGACCAGGTCAGGTCCAAGGCAACCTGGTAGAAAAGGCAAAGGATCGGTACAGTCATTACAACCAACAAGGGTACATAAATTTGCACTGCAGCtcataaaatgttttctatcCACAGGACAGTGTGTTCCAGGACCTGGGAGAAGGAATACTGGAGAATGCACTGCAGGTAAGAATCATTATGTATTTCACTCAAGAGTCACGTTCCTGTTTTCGTTCTGTGTTCCTTGGCTTTCATGGAAACTTTGGAAGTTGTACTGTCAGTTCTAATAATAAATGTCCTGAAACAATGTCTACAGGGTTACAATGCCACACTGTTGGCATACGGGCAGACCGGCTCTGGAAAGAGTTACTCAATGGTGGGCTATGGGCCGAACAAAGGCCTGGTTCCTAAACTCTGTGACCGACTGTTTGAGGCCATTAGAGAAAACCAGGATACCAGACAGTGTCAGGTAGAGTGTGTGTGGCTTCTTCAGCACATCATAATTTCCTAGCACACAGTGTCATATTTGGTTGTGTAATGGTTATGGTGAAATGTCTTCTTAATGTCTTTGCTCTTGATGTCTTCACAGGTCTTTTTCAGTATGATGGAAATCTATAATGAGCAGGTAAAACTGGCAGCTGTGAGCAGTTACTTCAGCATTGTCGTTCTTCCTCTTGTCTGTTTCttcattgtgtgtttctttgtcttttaaatcCAGCTACTGTTaagcaacattttcattataatttttACTATGTACTATAattttctctcccccctcctcatccAGGTAATTGACCTGTTGTCTCGGGGATCTCGTACTCCAGCAGGGCTCAGAGTTAGAGAGGAGCAGCAACGAGGTTTCTATGTGGAGGGTCTCCGTACAGTCCCCTGTGACAGCGCACCACAGGTACAGAGAGGAATGTGCAGTATATGCAGAGAAAGAGGTTTCCACACATAGACAGCAAAGGGTAGCTCAGTAGAAAACTGTGATTGATCTTTGTACTAAATTTGGTTGATGTCTGTATTGCATTtggaaacatgtaaaaacatgatCATCTAAATGTTTCTGTAGGTGGAGCAGTTGATGGAACAGGGAACCAGGACTCGAACCACAGCTGCCACTCACATGAATGCCAACAGTAGTCGCTCACACATGCTGATTATCCTCCAGCTGAAACAGGTACTGTAAATGCTCCACTTACTGTTGTGGCTTCAGAAATCCTTCAGATAATCTTCCACACAATGCTTAAAATACGGATCAGTAATTGAGTAATTAATTTTTTGAAATGGTTTTCTTATCCAGTCATATCCTTGATATGCATCCATTTGCATCTCTCAACAGTCTTCTGATGCCATTTACATGCATGCAGGTGTCTCTGTACATTATTATCAGACAGCATACTATCTTCAGGTTTCTTCCAACATCTGTTGTTGTAATTACTGTGGCTCCCTGCCAGATCTTTTCCAAGGAGAGCATCACAAAGCAGTCCAACATTAATCTAGTTGACCTGGCTGGCAGTGAGCGTCAGCGGTCATCCGGGTCAGAGGCTGACAGACTTAAAGAGGGCACGGCCATCAACCTGAGCCTCACCACCCTGGGCAATGTCATCAGGTAGACCCGctgtttaatttatgtttttctttattgagtttattcatattttatatatcctctcctctcatctcctccagtGCTCTTGCTGATGTGGCGGTCGGGAAGAAGGTCATCCATATTCCTTACAGAGACTCAGTTCTCACCAAGTTGCTGCAGTCTGCACTAGGAGGCAACAGTCGCACTGTTATGGTAAAAGACACTTTATAGAATCTAGGGCTAACGTAGCATTTTATAGAGGGTTCATCTtggttatttttaattttggaaaatgattcaattttCAAGATTGCCACATTGAGCCCTGCTGATATCTGCTACGAGGAGTCTCTCTCAACCCTGCGCTATGCTGAGAGGTACAACAAACCATTCATGCAGTGTCAGGTATTATTAGGCGCTCTTTTCCTTTGTTCCAACTGTACCCCattcacacacttcacattttgTCCACCCTATCTCCCCCACTTCTCCAGGGCAAAGCGTATCCAGAACCGGGCAGTGGTGAACGAGAGCCCCACTGAGCGTCTTGTTAAAGAGCTGAAGGCAGAGAACGCCAGACTGCTACAGCGGCTGAGCCGGCTGGGCCAGGAGGGACGCAGAGCAAATGACGAGACCAGTAAGAACCACTgttagaatagaatagaaccCAACAAACGAGGGTTGCAGAAGTcaacatgtatgtttgtgtgttaagaGGAGCTTCGTCAGCTGTTGACCCACAATGAGCTCCAGATCAGAGCCATTCAGACTCTATGGGAACAACACCTGCAGGAGGCGCTGAAGGACTGGGAGCAACAGTATGCTAATatcacacaggtacacacactcacacactcacacacacacacacagatacacaatcAGAGATGCACACACTCCATAGTTTCAGATGAGCTTtggaaaacacatgaacacagaacTTAGTGAAGGTTTAATGTATAAACACATCTTTGCACGTGCACTATGTGGATATTTTTCAGCTCCTCTTCTTGTCTCCTACTGCCATTCACAaggtctctctgtctctgcctcactgtcaggagaggaggatgatgcAGATGCATCCCTACATCCTGAACATCAATGAGGATGCTCAGCTGTCTGGGGTGGTCAAGCTTTTCATCCAGGAgggtgagtgtgtttgtgtctctctctttgtgctgGATGATcatctcactctctcattcagTTTACCTTTTAGAGGGAGGTATTGTCAAGGGATCACTACAGTTTTTAGTGTGtttgattacattttgttgtaGTTTGTGTAGTTAGTTGTGTCATTATTGCTGTTTTGTGTTCCAGGTGATTGGGACATTGGCCTGTGTGACTCCTCTCTGAGGTCCATTTCTATCAAGGGCCTAGGGTGAGTTTTCACCACATCACATAGATCACATACAATAGAACATTACACACCCAGTGCAAATAAAGTGAGATTACAGACACTAATCTGTCCATACATGATATCTACATGTGGATGTGAATGATGCAATTGATTGGCAGTCTCTTCTAAGCATTTGCCCTCATTCCACctagtgcatgctgggataggctgCAGGCTCTGTGACCCTTAGCATGCAAGAAAAGTGAGTGTAGATTTGTCTGGAAGCTGAGtaatgtgtgattgtgtgtgtatgtgttaggaTTCAGGAGCGTCATGCTGTGTTCAGGAATGAACAGCGGCGGGTAACACTGACCCCGCAgccagggtcaaaggtcattgtCAATGGCCATGCTGTTTTCCAGACAACTGAGCTACAGCACCTGGTGGgtctcaacacaaacacaaacttaatGATATGACTGTGTGATGTGCTGTTAAGTAGACACacaacatgtttctgtctctttttgtctcCCTCTAGGACCGTCTTATTCTTGGTTCCAACTGTACCTACCTGTTCATTGGTTATCCATCTGAGAGGGGAGGGGATGACTGGAGTCGCTACGACTACGACTACTTCCAGTCTGAACTGGCTGTTGCTGAGGGTATCCACTTGGGTGAGTGGGAGGATCAAAAGCTGGAAGTAGAGGAACATTTTTGAGAAAACTTGTTAGATATTagtaatgtgtctgtgtttaggtGAGTCCAACGCTACGTCCACTCAGACAGACCCCAGTCTGCTGGCAGTTTTCTACGACTACATGAAACTGATGCCCATGGTGGCTGAAGCCAACCAGATGAGCCAGGAGCTGAACAAGGTGACACTCCCACTTTCACTTACATTGACATTCTTCATgacatgttttttcctctctgtttttttatgaaacttAAGGAAGCTGATTATCTCTCTGGTTAGTATGTTTGAATTGGAAGCAACTATGTTTGTAAAACATGTAGTTAATAATGAATGAACATCTGCTCTTTACTGTCTGCCATGTTTGTAGGGGGTAGAATTTAAGTTAGAGATCAAGAATTTGGCGCTGTCAGATTCAAAAGGTCACGATCTGGAGAAAGAGATTGTTGTCAGAGTCACCTCAGTGGGAAGAAAACAGGTCAGTCTCTTGctttcttcctgtgtttttatttctgtctcttgtgTCCACATaagttattttatcatttcagtttcaatttAGGTTTTCATTTGGGCTTgaatttttgtttctttgtcaaAACTACTTTAATACTCCCTCCCCAGGTATGGATGTGGTCCAAGGCCAAGTTTGTGAACCGTAAATTCCTGATGGAAGAAGTCTACCAGCAGCATCAGGCTGAGCAGAATGCAGACAGTGTGGGTAAATGGAATGAATGTtgcttatgtttttttaaaatgtaatgtttaaaatatttacaaatcaGCAGAAATGCGTAattcctttctgtttttgctgcCCCTTCTTTTGTGTAATGGGAAATCAGCAAGCCTGAAAATGTTCAACATGgactaaaagcaaaacaaacctgGTTCAGAAAGTGAACAGAACCTCTGAGTAAAAATGGCAAATAGATATGAGATCTACAGTCATCTGCAGTCATCTGCAGTcgagaaaattacaaaaacctCCTGTATATTTATCCTTTTATACCCACTAATGCTTTAAATTCAGTAAAATGTGACtaggagacagagaaacattaaaaaaggttAGAGAGGCATGATCACATGGTGTTATCTCACAGTGCTTTTCCGTGTTTAATGTTGATGTCACTTTCCACATGGGAGTTATTATAGCTGGATGGAATGGGAGTCTGATGTGAAAAATGGACAATTAAGTTGCACAACACAATAGCTAGATTTGCCAGTAACACATTTCAAAGCAATGACTCTAGTGTTATACTTGATCTATCTTTGGTTCCTGCCGTCAGAGAGTAGAGGGGGTGTTTAAAGCGGCATTACCCAGAGATAAAGACCCGTTCTGGGATCCAGTGGAGCCTCTGCTGCTGGGCACCGCTCATCTCTGGCTTCAGTCTTTGGCCTTCCGCATCCCTCTGGAAGAGCAACTGGAGGtacaaccacagaaaacacTGCATACAAATACACTAAACCCACACATATCTGACGGTACTGTCAGGTGGTAGATAAGTATAGAGTGATGACGAGCTGATAATGTCTGTCTGTAGGTGCTGGGGTCAGAGGGCACAGAGGAGGCCATTCTACAAGCACAGCTGGTTCCCTGCAACTCCACCGGACtgtatgaaacacacacacacagctgcacattgTAAGCAttccaaataaacacacagatatgaaagtAAATCATCTTTCTCACTTTCCAGACCACTTGGTGAAGATGACATCCTGATCGACCCATCTGAGTTACTGGGTCGACGACTGGACTTCCAGCTGTTCCTGGAACAGTGTTGTGGCCTGCGCTGGATCAGAGAGGCCCGCAATAGAGGGGTTCAATTTGGGTGAGGCATTCGGGGTTACATACAGAGCCGTGCAGGGCACTGAAGAGAGTTTGAAGCACAGGGAGAATGCAGAGAATTCCTACAATAAATTATAGCCCAGGAACTGTAGGTCAAGATGGGTAACAGCAGAACATGTGAAATTTTAGCATTTAGTGGAAAGAAGACATCACTTAGATTAGTGGTTACATGAAGAACCTTGTGAGTAAGACcctattgatttttttgatcAAGGTGAAGACTTAAAATGTGATTTGGTTCTGATCTGCTTTGCATATTCTGAGAAAATTAAACAAGAGATGGTCttagttttaatatttgatgtCTGGCACAGGCATGGATTAGTGGTGCAAAGGATTGAGAGTGAAGTGTCATGATAGATGGGAAATATTACCGTCCTCTTGATTCATGTGGCCAGAACTGAGATACTGTactctgttcttcttcctcttcctctgctctcttaGTTTCAGGTTATTTGACTGCAGCCAGCCTCTCTACACTCCAGCAGTGTGGCACAACTTCAACCCTCTGTTGGATCAC
This window contains:
- the kif28 gene encoding LOW QUALITY PROTEIN: kinesin-like protein KIF28P (The sequence of the model RefSeq protein was modified relative to this genomic sequence to represent the inferred CDS: inserted 1 base in 1 codon; substituted 1 base at 1 genomic stop codon), whose translation is MRAKASDMHSKDCVKVAVRVRPFNKRERDAGSHCVVSMVSSSITIQDPRDSQNRRLFCFDYAYWSHSGFAQDRRGLFVPEEPGGRYADQDSVFQDLGEGILENALQGYNATLLAYGQTGSGKSYSMVGYGPNKGLVPKLCDRLFEAIRENQDTRQCQVFFSMMEIYNEQVIDLLSRGSRTPAGLRVREEQQRGFYVEGLRTVPCDSAPQVEQLMEQGTRTRTTAATHMNANSSRSHMLIILQLKQIFSKESITKQSNINLVDLAGSERQRSSGSEADRLKEGTAINLSLTTLGNVIRXTRCLIYVFLYXSLFIFYISSPLISSSALADVAVGKKVIHIPYRDSVLTKLLQSALGGNSRTVMIATLSPADICYEESLSTLRYAERAKRIQNRAVVNESPTERLVKELKAENARLLQRLSRLGQEGRRANDETKELRQLLTHNELQIRAIQTLWEQHLQEALKDWEQQYANITQERRMMQMHPYILNINEDAQLSGVVKLFIQEGDWDIGLCDSSLRSISIKGLGIQERHAVFRNEQRRVTLTPQPGSKVIVNGHAVFQTTELQHLDRLILGSNCTYLFIGYPSERGGDDWSRYDYDYFQSELAVAEGIHLGESNATSTQTDPSLLAVFYDYMKLMPMVAEANQMSQELNKGVEFKLEIKNLALSDSKGHDLEKEIVVRVTSVGRKQVWMWSKAKFVNRKFLMEEVYQQHQAEQNADSRVEGVFKAALPRDKDPFWDPVEPLLLGTAHLWLQSLAFRIPLEEQLEVLGSEGTEEAILQAQLVPCNSTGLPLGEDDILIDPSELLGRRLDFQLFLEQCCGLRWIREARNRGVQFGFRLFDCSQPLYTPAVWHNFNPLLDHRVHFASLHTSQRLLDYLQSSAVVLELWGLQDGCTDLASPLEGVRMTTEGVFIIDEAGTTNTASVHSAELSCSVRALQQDLEDLKSVNASLRKENHSLREQLNTARNGGDSARGRSVRPSCDAEFARALKVFYHSMTSVRGQLQRLRRHRPSEESDLLGLRLFIDEQSRLLRDFSEQLEHSVSALKQDVAAIVRRKRERSGIWS